The genomic stretch TagtcaagaaggacattcacttTCTTAACCATTTCAATTGTGCAACTTCTAAATCAGTTATATATCGAGTTGATTTATGATGATCTACAACAAAAGACATTCATTTTAATATGAAATTAAACAAGTAGGACTTTTATGCAAGATTCCTAAAACATGATTACATAAGTACTAAATTTGATGGAAATAAAGAGAtttaaggtaaaaaaaaaaaatgtgaaaagACATAAAAGGGTGATAATGATGAAGTTACTGAAACAAGGTAGGGTGACAGAAAGAGTGCATAAAAGGAGCCTCCTTCTTGTTTTGGTACTTCAAATTTCCTAGTATAGGTATTTTTTAATAAACTAATTATCCATCAATTTGTTGGATCCTTTTGAGTTTTGATTTTGTAATTTTATTGCTTTGGCTATTTATATGATTTTTTCTACTTTATTGCCAATTTATTATTAACTAAATGTTAGACCGGACTCTTACATAGATCGATCATCATCTAGTTGTGTCACTCTTAGGTCAAGTTTTATCACATTTTATATCTATTCTGAGGTATTgtaatcaaaagtaaacaaatgattagtacGAAAGAAATACTATATTATTTAATAAATTTTCCAGTTATCTCATTTAACGATGTTTAGGATTTTAGGTTGAAAAAAATTAAGTCAAACTCGCGTAGTATTGAAAACCATGCAAAGTCTAATTAAAGATCACTTTGACAAGACGAATGTAACCCGATTAAAGAGCATACTCGACCTGAATCCGACCCGTTCAAATCTAATAATTCTTAGTTAGTAAGAAAGTGTAGTGAAAAAGGAGAGAAATGGGGATGAAATGTGTGACTCTTTTGGTCCCGACCACCACTGCTAATTACGGCTTCTTCCTGGTGAACTATTCTTCACCTTAGTTCTGAGTTCTGACTCCCTCTTTACCAGACTTTGGACCATTTCTTTCTTCTGCCTTTTTTTTAACCCTCCATGGTAATTAACTAagtaaatttttttaaaaaatacatATATTATAAAAAGGTGAAAAATTTAGAAAAATGTTGAAATGTGGTCAAACATAGAAAATGGGAGGGATTTATTGGTTTTGCTCATTCTTTTAGACTAAAACGATCAAACTGTGTATATGACGGAGTTTATATTTAGGTCTCATTCTGTTGGACTAAAACTTTTAAAAATAAACTTATAGCACTTTAGAACCAAACCGAACATTTTATAAGTAAAAaatgaactgaattgaattgaactgaatagATGTTAATTGAATTAAGTTATAAAACTTGGATCGaattattttgttttaaaaagaGTTCAATTAAACAAAAATTAAGTCTAAAAGGACATGCATGCCTTATCCTATAATTTAGGAGGGATCTTTCAATCAAGCACTTTTTAATTTTATTTGCAAATTATATTATATGTTCCAACATTTTATtaaccatgtttttttttttgattattaATTAGTTTTCATGTGTTTAAAATGATGTTACTCCACCATATTATATCAAATCAAATCCATGATAATCTTTAAAATATACTTTAATTTAAGGAACATTTTACGTACGAATATGGTGTAGACATAAGAGTTAAGACACCCTTACAAAACTAGGTCTGCATGCATTAATCACTTCCGATACTAACACATGTCTTAGATAGCTAGATAATCTAATAGAGTTGATCGAAATGATAATATGTTGACATGCATACATATATAGATTTGCATATATATAGTTGGAACTTAAATTTAAGACCACTCCAAATTAATTAATGTATTGACTCAACAATTAAATTTAGTACTACTATTTTACACGTATGACTTTATATATGGCTAGCTCCCTTGTTTGTGTGTTATGGCTATGTGTTGCATTGTTGCTAAATGTAACCAAGTGCTTCTTAATGGATCACACTATATGAAATCAGTTGGTCTAGTATAAGGCGGTTTTACAAAAATAAAGTGTAAAACGGATCCAGGCCAAGCATGACCATATTAGTGGGTATAATTGTAAAAGTAGTTATTATAGGATTTTATTGTACGATAAACTTGTGTAAAACTGTTATACACAAATACTTATGTTGAGAAATAGATCAGAGGTCCATTTCCCGTTTATGAGTACACTCGAATGATCTAAAACTAGATATTCTAATAGCCCGGGTTTGGTCAAAATGCTAATTTGTTAAATGAATGAGACAGAGAGTATAATTATGTAGTACTCCGTATTAAGTTATCCAAATTATCCCTAATACTTTCAAAAGAAGTGACAAAATTAAATAAAGCTCAAACATACGAAGTATTTGAGTAGCTAAATTAAGAGTAACAAAATCTTCTATGtgtaattcaaaaaaaaaaaaaaatcttctaTGTGTAGAGAATGATCAACTTTGGGATCACCAAATCTCTTGCCAATTGCAATCTCACTAGAGTGAACGAGAAATAATGAATACATTTACACACTGGAAAAAGACACCATCACACAATCAATAATGATATATTCATGGTCTACCCAAATTTCAGGATTCCCTTCTAATTTACAAACATAAAATCTCCTTATAAACACACATTCTCATTTCAAACCGGTGATATTCGTTTGAACCATTTAACGATAAAATGTAAAATATTCATATTTTTCATGTCTTAAGTTCACCGTCTTAAAGGAGACTAATTGACTATACTACCCTCACTATCTCAAAATCGGTAATGGATTCTCTCCATTACCTATCACTCTTCATTACTTATCATGAAAACGATTTAATTTCGAGAAAAAAATTGACGGCCAAGACATTTCAATGTCGGGAAAACAAAATCCTAACCATTTAACGATAAAATGTGTAAAATTTAGACAGATAATTTTTCttctcttacgttaataagaccGTCTTAAAGGAGACTAACTGGCTACTACCCGGGTATGTCAAAACCCAcccaaaataataaaaataaaagtacaaAATAACAAAATTTTCTGACTGAAGTAAAAGTACAGTACTACTACCTCTAGTTTATATACCCTTCCTATCATTTCTCacttacaaaaaaaaacacaacacaAACACAACACTACACTTACTTACTACACAATGGCATCAACAACACCCCTCTTCTTCAACTCCCACAACAATCAAAATTCAAGATCACAACCACAACCTAACACCAACACCACCAACcctcgactcgactcgactccaacccaaaacccaaaacccCGGTCTCGTAAACCCGGTAGATCCCAAAAGGGTCCTAATAAGATCCCACAAAGAGGCATGGGTGTTGAAAAACTTGAGATTGAACGACTCCAACGCGAAAAAGGCATCATTTCCCCTACTCATCATAATAGAATCTTAGCTTCCAAAATGTTAtccactaataataataacaacaacggtttttctaacgtgaGTCCTCTTCCCGGTATCCCGGTTCACCCTTACCCTACCCTAGCCCATTACTACTTTCCCGGACAACCCGGACCGGCAATTGAGCTTCCTTCAATGCCAAACCACAACAACACTCTCTCTTACAAGGTTAAtttctttatttcattttttactGTTTTATTGGTTTTTAACTTTTTTTCACTTTATAAAATTTTGTGATTTTCTTGTATAATgttgttattaattaattgtttttttttgtagAAAAAAAGGGTAAATGGTGAAGAACAAAATCAAGAAGGATTATTAGTAGGGTTTGGTAAAGGAAAAGAGAAGCAACATTTTGGTGATTATTATGATCAAAGTTTATTTCAAATGTCTAAGGATTTCAATAATCATGGTGTTAATTATGGAGGGTTTGATGTTAATTACAACAATAATTATGGAGATAGTTATCATCATGTTGCTGTTAATCATGGAGCCTTTTCTGGGTATAATGATTTTACTGCAATGACTGGCAGTGAGGTAAATATTCTTACATTCTCCAAAATTCTTGTAAATTTGCaattccgtctcaatcatttgtttactttttaatTATACTATTCACTTTGAGGGGTATTTCAATCAAAGGTAAATACATGATCGGGACGGACGGAGTAGTAATTATTATTAGCTAAAGATTGAATTTAATGAGTGTTTTTGTATAAACCATATGATAATAAGATGAGTAACTTTATTTCTGACCTATTGATTTTTtcgaatttcgtccccgaagtttaaattttgaTCATCAAAAATGTtgaggatattttggtttaattattGGCTGttcaatttcatttttttaatgtatttacaaaaaaaaaaaaaaaaaaaaaaaatcatcaaataGACTTCCTAACTTATTAAAGATCAAATCTTTATATGTTTACTTGAATAatgttatttttaattaaataatgaaaaaaatgatgatgaattggtttaattagtttataacattggttgttcaattgttttatgcTACAttttccgtctcaatcatttgtttaccatttATATTAATTGTGAGAGATGTTTTAATCAAGTCTTTTATCAGTTAATGTGATTTTAATAGACGTCTCGTATATGAAAATGTGATTTAATTGAATTATATTTGAACTTAATACCGCGAAAAAATGTATGATTTTTATTTTTCTGCAAAAAAAAACAGGTGATGGCAATTCAGAGAAAATTGAGTAGATCAAAGGTGATGGAATATGGATTCTTCCCTGGAAAATCCGACACCGTGAATGAAGAGCAAACTTTCAAAGATTTcgactttaataataataataacaataacaataacaacaatatgaTCAACAACTACTATTACTACCGGTCGACGGACTATTTGGACTTAAAATTGGGGTGCTCAGATTCTTCCTACACAAATTCCTCACCATCTTCTTCACTTACTACAGCAACAAATACAACAAATGTTGTTGTTTCTGATACTTTTCTTGACTTGTCCTTAAAACTttctaattattaattaattttaaaaaaaaaaaaatctactaAGATTTTGCAGTTGTAATTAACTTTCTGTTATTTTTGCATACTTTAGTGTTATGCTATGGGATCTCAACCACAAAAGTACTgctttttttttactcttttggtttcaattttcaatttttcttgttttaaggAACTTTTCTGCTGCCAAAACTTGTGTATCTCATTAAATTTTATCTATAATATTACTTACATGGGTTTTCAAGATCTTCTCTTGGTATGCATTTATTTGTTTGATGTAATGGGAGTATGTGTTATTTTCTTAGATATCGATCCATGTCATAATAAACATAAGTTGGTCGACGAGTATTTTAAGAAATAGTTTCATATGTGAAAACACTCAAATTCTTATTTATTAGTTTAATTTAATGTGTGTTGTTTTCTTAGATATCGATCCATGTCGTAATAAACATAAGTCGGTCGATGAGTCTTCTAAGAAACAGTCTCATATAGTCATATGTGACAACACCCAAATTCTTATATATTCATCATAATACGAGTAGCGAGTTGAGTTAGTGGTTAGCTTAATCTCATACATAAAATCGTCCCGTATACATATTTCTTAGCAAGAACTGTTGTATGTATGAAATAGCTAGTCACATAAGTGAAACGAGACAAATTCTTATATTTATCATTTGTCGATGAGTCTTCTAAGAAACAGTTTCATACGTAAAAACACCCAAATTCCTATATATTCATCATAATACAAGTAGTTGAGTTAATGGTCAGGTTAATCTCATAATAATAAAGGTCGCCGAAAATAGTTTTGTACAGATCGGAGTATGAAAGAGTCACATATTTGAAATGAGCTGTCAAATTCATTATGTATTTATCATCTGTCAGATAAATGTTACCGATAGTATATACTCCTTAAATTTGTCGTTTTGTCACAATTAACGAGGATTCTCTTTATAGGTACTAGAGTGATAAAATGTGAATGTCAATTAGCTATACAACATTAAACTGGTTAGGATCTATGATTGAACATTTAGATGGCCAATGTAGTATGTGTGATAAATTGTACTTCAATCAAAGTTTAGCCACTCCAAATTAAAGTAGTCACACCTTATTTGTTGCACTACTTAGGATAAAGGGATTTTATACACACAAAATTCACCCATGAGCACACACCTAAAGAACTTACCATGCCATAAACAATCCTCTAGGACTAATTGTAAGAAAGAATGATTTCGGGTTATTTCCTGTATGCCGCTAGCATTCATCCTGAGCCAGGATCGAACTCTCCATGAAAAAATCCCAATGCAAATTGCATGAATTCAAAATGATGTTATATTACTACAAAAATCGGGATTATAAATTCTTCCATTTGTGTAGAGTACATTCGAAATCCATTAGGGTTACTAATTACACTATTTAATTGTTGTACTTGTACTTGCATTATTGGGATACAACCAAGAATATACTCAAGTTTATTGTTGAAGGAAGTGAGCCAATGATGAGCAATTCAACTTTATTGGGTGACCAATTATGGGATCAATAGATCCTCACGAAAGCTCCAACGAAGGAATAAGGAATAGAGTAGGGAAGTCCAATCAAGGGATTTGATTGATAGGAATCAAACTCGGGTCATGTTCATAGGTGATGTGACAAATAATTTCGGATTAACGATTTTGACCAGTATCGACCACAATACTAATTTTGTAGGTTATCATACGAAAGTAAGAAAATtgtgatttttttaaaaaaactttGTTTAGAACACGAAATGTTAACATATCCTATTGATTTTTCTCTGTCCCGATCTGAACCACATTGTCATAATCTTTAACGGATCAACTAGGCAATTCATTTTATTTTACGTTTGAATTTCTCTCACAGATTTTGAACAAATATACGAAAATGAAACAAGCAGATAAAGTACTCCGTAATAAAGTAAGGTAACCTAACATGTATTCATATTTCATATCTTTGATAATTACAAAATGATGGTAGATTAGTAGATACAAAAAGTAAGTAAGAAAGATAAAGTGAAGTCAATTCTTGTTACAAGGCTCAAAAATTAAGCTATACTACTAGACCTACATATACATACTATAGCTCAATCTGTCTCTTTCTCACAACACCAGGCCACAACTTCAGTAATTTAGATGCTTTGCTATATTTTAATAGTAGTTATTGTGTCCAACCGTTGTTACGTACTTACGTGGAAATGATACGACAGATAAAAAGTAACAAACTTTATGTTAAAAACCGACTACTTAAAAATGTTTGTTTTATAATAACGAAAAATGGCCATTTTTTACCGTAAAATAGTCACTTTTTGAGTGGGCGCACCATAGGAcggttttgtaatttaatttgtaGTTATATTTTATAGGTATGTATATATGCTGAAATATAGAGTAACTGGTCAGTCTACATTTCTGCATATATCAGTAGTCCTACTTACTTATTATGGTAACTCATAAAAAACCGTGACCATATTATAGTAATTCCAGTAATAAAGTcaatataaaataatataaataaaaaagAGTGGCTGTAAAACTGCAGAAATGAAGCAGCGAGTAAAAGTAGAGTATATGTAAGAAGTGCAGTAAATAACAGACTGTATGTATGTCTAATTTTTTTAGCTAATTTTTCAgccttttttttcttcttattttaatgTGCCAGACGTCCAAACTatatattttaaatttattattaactccATTATTTATTAATGTAGGTAGGTTATTGCTCAATGCTCATACATTTTTAATGTCTATTTACATtcacaaataacattatacctccagtggtataatagcatcatacaaccaagttatatcttatcgagcttatgtgtaattttgttgagctttcttaaagttaattttttttatgtttaagtgagtaGCTCATAAATTTTAGGGTACagctcgacttctttaaaacaaaactcgaaaacctTATTATATAGCTCGAGTTCTAGAGTATACAACTgagtacaactggttgtaggatctattaactgATTTACATTTCTCATACCATTTCTGGGCTCGAAATAATAACACAACAATCGATGTTGGTCTGACTAGTTATTTAGAATATTTGAGATAGGTGCGTGTATAATAAATTATTGTCTACCATGGACATGTCCATTTTATAGATGAGAAGGACTTAATATTATTTTGCTTTCAATTAAATATTTACTCTGTATATTACCGATATATTCATAAATCTAAATATAAACTTATTCCAATTTAAACCTATGTTCGGCCAGAAAACTTATTAATTTATCAACTTAAAATGCATAATGAGGTTTTTAGTTTGTATACACACACCAACTCCATAAGACAAATAACGTGGAATTTACAATACCTTGACTCATATACAATGGTGGATCGGAGCTGGGGAGAGTTAGCAGGAACGTTCATTTCTGGTGAAGCTATGGATGAAAAATTTGAACTTTTTTCGAATTTCATTTATACCATTTCTCATTTTAATTCTCATGTTGTTGAGTTCAAATCTTTGCTCCACCACTGGACTCATATAAAACTGAATGAACCTATACATGTACGTATTCTATTGCCATGCCAACGTACTTTTCAAAAACCctaatactccgtatatttttACTTGACATGGGCCGTTAAAATTTTATATTAACTTATAAATACTTCGTATCAAATCTTAGATACAGGTATGCTAGATAATGTTAAGCTACACacatgacaattgacaattgtcACACCCATTGTTTAAAGTATTATGGAGTACTTAGTATTTTTTTCATGCATGGAAAAAGAAGGTAAATATTTTTTACTCTATAGTGTACAGTCTACTTTAGAGATTTTTTTACTGAGCATTGTTTCAACATTTGGATATTGGAAGAGCAGACCATTTTATGTCCTTGCGAACTTTGCCTGACTAAAACTGGTGATGACAGTTTGTTTACAATACCACCAAATCCTGCACTTCTATTTTTGTATCTTCATTTACTTCTTGTCCATATAGGTTTACAAATTTTAGTGACACCATTTAATTTTTTGTCTAATTTTTTAAATGTACTTACCAAAATCTAGCAAGTGAGATTTTATAATAATTAAGTTTAGCTATTACTTCCTCCGTCtactcatttgtttacctttactaAAAAATCattaagaataaataaataattggcaCGGAGGGAGTGCAAACTTCTTCTATTAGTAGAATACACAATTATAAGAGAGGAAAGACTGAAAATTAAATTACATTTACAAATTAAAAGGAAAACTATTCATAATTCAACCATGTATATTTTGACTTGACTGAATGAAAATGAGCTGAAAATAAAGTACAGACTACAAAGTATTTAATAAAAATGAACGAAACTTAATTGAAACTAACTAATATAAATTCAAGTGAACCGAGATTAAGTCCGGAAGAACAAAGGTTGCCTTCCTTCATTTATTTACGTTCATTGCATAATTTGGGGATATTCAAAATTTGTAACCTTAAATTTTGTCAAAATTTTGCTAAGTCTCTAGTAAAACCATCTTAATAAAAAAAAGAATTAAGGGAAACTTGTGAGCAGATATTTACGTGAAATTAACTTTGGTGTCCACTGTAAAAGAGATTAATATATAAAAACTTGAAAACCGTGGACGGCAGGATTCGAACCTGCGCGGGCAAAGCCCACATGATTTCTAGTCATGCCCGATAACCACTCCGGCACGTCCACGTTGTTGTCTACTTATAAGAAACAACGTATGTATATAGTGTTTATGAAGTTTGGAACGCATTATTCTATTTGAACACTACTCTAATTAAATACTCTAGCTTCTAAATTGAATATATTCAACAGTAATATTATAtggattattatattattttgcaATGTTATAATTTTGATGTTTTTCAATTTGAGGACCACTATATCCACAAAAAATCATACGCCATAATGTTTTATAATATGATACGTATATGACAAAATAAAAATCGATAAATATTCAAGACAATAAAAAAGATTTAAATATACTTTATATTTCGCATTTTGACACTGACCAAGGAGATATGAGCCGAATTCTGGTCATTGGATAACATTTAaattaaaatgcatgtgaatCATAAAATTATcatcaaaatcaaacccaaaATAGAACCATATATGTAAAATAAGTGAGTGAGATTTAAAAgtgaaataggtaaacaaatgaccagaaCAGATAAAGTAATACGATACTTCGATACTCATACTGTACTCACCAGCCACCAATCTAGACTTGGCAAAATGAATTTACTCCAATAGCCCGACCCGAATAACCTGATCCAAAATAATTTTTTTGCAAACCCGAAAATCATCCGACCTAAATTAAtccccgacccgattgacccgtttACCGGGTCTAGTCACCACACTTACCAAAAAGAGAGATGCTAGTGAAGAAAGCGAGAAGGTTAACAGCCCAGTAAACTAGATATTTTGGCCCCATGTTAGTTGACGAATATAGGCGCCCATTGGGTTAAAATGTAATCTTAAATACAATTCCAATGGTGGAACACCTCAttgacccaaatattaaacaaacaAGTTGAGAATTGAGATGTTGGGTCCATTTTTCGCATATGCTTAAATCGAATATTTCGATTCCTCGAGTTGGCTTGATATAATTATACTCTTTTGGATAATTTCAACCTAATTTTAAAATATACTCTctctgttccggtcatttgttgtcctgtTACATTGAACTTgataagcaatttgatcattcacattcaacttggttaacttgtcatttagtaattggctctcTTCtcatttcttggtctttgtgccaaaactaaaggacaataattgaccgggacggaatGAGTATTGGACTTCAAATTTCTAGAATTAGACAATGACTTGAAAATAGCACGACATAAAATAAATCAAGTTGATTATAAACCCATAAACTATTTAAATGATGATCTACAATCACACTTAATTTTAACTCGCCGCATATCAATATAACTATTTCCGCTTAAAAATTATTATCGTTATATataaaatctcatctcaattcatTAAAGTCTACGTAATCAATATTTTGTCATTCTTTGAATTTGCACCATTTTTCAAACCTTGAGCAAATCAAGCTCTGCTCGAGAACTTCACAAAGT from Silene latifolia isolate original U9 population chromosome 5, ASM4854445v1, whole genome shotgun sequence encodes the following:
- the LOC141656448 gene encoding uncharacterized protein LOC141656448, whose amino-acid sequence is MASTTPLFFNSHNNQNSRSQPQPNTNTTNPRLDSTPTQNPKPRSRKPGRSQKGPNKIPQRGMGVEKLEIERLQREKGIISPTHHNRILASKMLSTNNNNNNGFSNVSPLPGIPVHPYPTLAHYYFPGQPGPAIELPSMPNHNNTLSYKKKRVNGEEQNQEGLLVGFGKGKEKQHFGDYYDQSLFQMSKDFNNHGVNYGGFDVNYNNNYGDSYHHVAVNHGAFSGYNDFTAMTGSEVMAIQRKLSRSKVMEYGFFPGKSDTVNEEQTFKDFDFNNNNNNNNNNNMINNYYYYRSTDYLDLKLGCSDSSYTNSSPSSSLTTATNTTNVVVSDTFLDLSLKLSNY